A DNA window from Actinomadura luzonensis contains the following coding sequences:
- a CDS encoding extracellular solute-binding protein — protein MHRRRTYALALAAAALVAGTGAASPTPAPASFVKPKATPSPSPTATPTATQSDGTLQILTYRGYAEYGGVSPRFNWVGDFEKETGCRIAKLDTVQTAEDMIKQVGARPYDLISAGPALAGGLIAAKQVQPVDPAKVDGYDDLGERLRDLTTVSGKVYGVPYLWGYHEFVYDPARVKGELKEAFASSRTALRDSPMTLADAALAAGKGGDDPFALTQEQLDAAVGLLEGAKERTYWKNPLDLVKGFATGELDYAQATPYYRLLLQKAGLGVRTAAARETTGWADSWMLGANVPDTTCAYRWLNWMTAPNAQRDAAAWTGLAPANAKACKGRAREICQAYGVGDAKRLERVAFAERPPAGCREQDGCPGYDAWAKLWDKLAK, from the coding sequence TGGCGCTCGCCGCGGCGGCGCTGGTGGCCGGCACGGGCGCGGCGAGCCCGACCCCCGCCCCGGCGTCGTTCGTCAAGCCGAAGGCCACGCCCAGCCCCTCGCCGACGGCCACCCCCACGGCGACCCAGAGCGACGGCACCCTCCAGATCCTCACCTATCGCGGCTACGCCGAGTACGGCGGCGTCAGCCCCCGCTTCAACTGGGTGGGCGACTTCGAGAAGGAGACCGGCTGCCGCATCGCCAAGCTCGACACCGTGCAGACCGCCGAGGACATGATCAAGCAGGTCGGGGCCCGCCCCTACGATCTGATCTCGGCCGGCCCCGCGCTCGCGGGCGGCCTCATCGCGGCCAAGCAGGTGCAGCCCGTCGACCCGGCCAAGGTCGACGGCTACGACGACCTCGGCGAGCGCCTCCGCGACCTGACCACCGTGTCGGGCAAGGTGTACGGGGTGCCGTACCTGTGGGGCTACCACGAGTTCGTCTACGACCCGGCCAGGGTCAAGGGCGAGCTGAAGGAGGCGTTCGCCTCCAGCCGCACGGCGCTCCGCGACAGCCCCATGACCCTCGCCGACGCCGCGCTGGCCGCCGGCAAGGGCGGCGACGACCCGTTCGCGCTCACTCAGGAGCAGCTCGACGCGGCCGTGGGCCTGCTGGAGGGGGCCAAGGAGCGCACGTACTGGAAGAACCCGCTCGACCTGGTCAAGGGCTTCGCGACCGGCGAGCTGGACTACGCGCAGGCCACCCCCTACTACCGGCTGCTGCTGCAGAAGGCCGGTCTCGGGGTCAGGACGGCCGCCGCCCGCGAGACCACCGGCTGGGCCGACTCCTGGATGCTCGGCGCGAACGTGCCCGACACGACGTGCGCCTACCGCTGGCTCAACTGGATGACCGCGCCGAACGCCCAGCGCGACGCCGCGGCCTGGACGGGGCTGGCGCCCGCGAACGCGAAGGCGTGCAAGGGGCGGGCCAGGGAGATCTGCCAGGCGTACGGGGTGGGCGACGCCAAGCGCCTGGAGCGGGTGGCCTTCGCCGAGCGGCCGCCCGCGGGCTGCCGCGAGCAGGACGGCTGCCCCGGCTACGACGCCTGGGCCAAGCTGTGGGACAAGCTGGCCAAGTAG